One Haliaeetus albicilla chromosome 11, bHalAlb1.1, whole genome shotgun sequence genomic window carries:
- the CEP55 gene encoding centrosomal protein of 55 kDa isoform X1, translated as MNSKTAKDIIIGKWGLKSGSSRRETDLEKYKQENAALRKSMEEVVKGKGKMTDAERNGLLEKILSLEKEKENHNCLLGEKDKEIQNLKDKLRSKNKNSEVSLLQSQLEEKTKEAERREQLLCSLSEEMNRLKCNLSSVTAKCSELENRASTSKASQELITNSTGSLTNLYEVEKQLKDALEKNQQWLLYDQQREAYVRGLLGRIFELEQKSETVSQQESKEFNSEGHLQEEKQKYYDQLLLTAKNDLETERRTITQLRSELNEFKKKYEETQREITTLNALLQSQQVAEMKTLENENKIKGEKVQRLKQENETIKGQLREEKKKSEDLLCQVQLLRKSLLKQQEEHTRIALLEQQIQICTTDFENEKLDRQNLQHQLNKVLKELRKAREQITRLEPLKPQESGRMEPQEDLQAVFEEKLTMYDRSPSLKHSNLLDESFLECPRCKAQYPTSQHRELLAHIDFCTA; from the exons ATGAATTCCAAGACCGCCAAAGATATAATCATTGGCAAGTGGGGCTTAAAGTCGGGTAGCTCCAGACGCGAGACTGATCTCGAGAAGTATAAGCAGGAGAACGCTGCCCTGAGAAAATCAATGGAGGAAGTCGTTAAAGGGAAAGGCAAAATGACTGACGCGGAAAGGAACGGGCTCCTAGAG aaaatactttcccttgaaaaagaaaaagaaaatcacaactGCCTGCTTGgagaaaaggacaaagaaatcCAAAATCTGAAAGATAAGCTTAGGTCAAAAAACAAGAATAGCGAAGTCTCCTTATTACAAAGTCAactagaggaaaaaacaaaggaagcagaaaggagagaaCAGTTACTTTGTTCTCTATCTGAAGAAATGAACCggttaaaatgtaatttatccAGCGTTACTGCAAAATGTTCTGAGCTTGAAAACAGAGCCAGTACTTCTAAGGCATCCCAG GAACTCATAACAAACAGCACTGGATCATTAACTAATCTTTATGAAGTTGAAAAACAACTGAAAGAT GCTCTTGAGAAAAACCAACAGTGGCTACTGTATGACCAGCAACGTGAAGCATATGTCAGGGGCCTGCTTGGAAGGATCTTTGAACTTGAACAGAAGTCAGAAACAGTTAGCCAACAAGAATCTAAAGAATTCAATTCAGAAG GTCATCtacaagaggaaaagcaaaaatattatgACCAGCTGTTACTAACTGCTAAGAATGATCTTGAGACTGAAAGACGCACTATAACCCAGCTGAGATCTGAACTTAATGAATTCAAAAAGAAGTATGAAGAAACACAACGAGAAATAACAACTTTAAATGCCTTACTGCAGTCACAACAGGTTGCTGAAATGAAGActctagaaaatgaaaataaaattaaaggagAGAAAGTACAGAGactaaaacaagaaaatgaaactatTAAAGGACagctcagagaagaaaagaaaaagtctgaAGATCTTTTATGTCAG GTGCAACTTCTTCGCAAATCATTGCTCAAACAGCAGGAGGAACACACTAGGATAGCTTTGTTGGAACAACAG ATCCAGATATGCACcacagattttgaaaatgaaaagcttgaTCGCCAGAACTTGCAGCATCAGTTAAACAAAGTCCTTAAGGAACTGCGCAAGGCCAGGGAGCAAATAACCCGTCTGGAACCTCTG AAACCCCAGGAATCTGGACGTATGGAACCACAAGAAGATTTGCAAGCTGTGTTTGAAGAGAAGCTGACCATGTATGACAGAAGTCCTTCCCTGAAACATTCAAACCTTCTTGATGAAAGTTTTCTTGAGTGTCCCAGATGTAAAGCGCAGTATCCAACAAGCCAGCATAGAGAATTACTAGCACATATTGACTTCTGTACAGCTTGA
- the CEP55 gene encoding centrosomal protein of 55 kDa isoform X2: MNSKTAKDIIIGKWGLKSGSSRRETDLEKYKQENAALRKSMEEVVKGKGKMTDAERNGLLEKILSLEKEKENHNCLLGEKDKEIQNLKDKLRSKNKNSEVSLLQSQLEEKTKEAERREQLLCSLSEEMNRLKCNLSSVTAKCSELENRASTSKASQELITNSTGSLTNLYEVEKQLKDALEKNQQWLLYDQQREAYVRGLLGRIFELEQKSETVSQQESKEFNSEGHLQEEKQKYYDQLLLTAKNDLETERRTITQLRSELNEFKKKYEETQREITTLNALLQSQQVAEMKTLENENKIKGEKVQRLKQENETIKGQLREEKKKSEDLLCQVQLLRKSLLKQQEEHTRIALLEQQIQICTTDFENEKLDRQNLQHQLNKVLKELRKAREQITRLEPLYLISACMPQSYTKAAFPETPGIWTYGTTRRFASCV, encoded by the exons ATGAATTCCAAGACCGCCAAAGATATAATCATTGGCAAGTGGGGCTTAAAGTCGGGTAGCTCCAGACGCGAGACTGATCTCGAGAAGTATAAGCAGGAGAACGCTGCCCTGAGAAAATCAATGGAGGAAGTCGTTAAAGGGAAAGGCAAAATGACTGACGCGGAAAGGAACGGGCTCCTAGAG aaaatactttcccttgaaaaagaaaaagaaaatcacaactGCCTGCTTGgagaaaaggacaaagaaatcCAAAATCTGAAAGATAAGCTTAGGTCAAAAAACAAGAATAGCGAAGTCTCCTTATTACAAAGTCAactagaggaaaaaacaaaggaagcagaaaggagagaaCAGTTACTTTGTTCTCTATCTGAAGAAATGAACCggttaaaatgtaatttatccAGCGTTACTGCAAAATGTTCTGAGCTTGAAAACAGAGCCAGTACTTCTAAGGCATCCCAG GAACTCATAACAAACAGCACTGGATCATTAACTAATCTTTATGAAGTTGAAAAACAACTGAAAGAT GCTCTTGAGAAAAACCAACAGTGGCTACTGTATGACCAGCAACGTGAAGCATATGTCAGGGGCCTGCTTGGAAGGATCTTTGAACTTGAACAGAAGTCAGAAACAGTTAGCCAACAAGAATCTAAAGAATTCAATTCAGAAG GTCATCtacaagaggaaaagcaaaaatattatgACCAGCTGTTACTAACTGCTAAGAATGATCTTGAGACTGAAAGACGCACTATAACCCAGCTGAGATCTGAACTTAATGAATTCAAAAAGAAGTATGAAGAAACACAACGAGAAATAACAACTTTAAATGCCTTACTGCAGTCACAACAGGTTGCTGAAATGAAGActctagaaaatgaaaataaaattaaaggagAGAAAGTACAGAGactaaaacaagaaaatgaaactatTAAAGGACagctcagagaagaaaagaaaaagtctgaAGATCTTTTATGTCAG GTGCAACTTCTTCGCAAATCATTGCTCAAACAGCAGGAGGAACACACTAGGATAGCTTTGTTGGAACAACAG ATCCAGATATGCACcacagattttgaaaatgaaaagcttgaTCGCCAGAACTTGCAGCATCAGTTAAACAAAGTCCTTAAGGAACTGCGCAAGGCCAGGGAGCAAATAACCCGTCTGGAACCTCTG taTTTGATCAGCGCATGCATGCCCCAATCTTACACTAAAGCTGCTTTTCCAGAAACCCCAGGAATCTGGACGTATGGAACCACAAGAAGATTTGCAAGCTGTGTTTGA